The Polyangium aurulentum genomic interval CGCGATCGCGCTTCTCTTCGTGACGCTGCCGCTCGTCGTGAGGACCGTGCAGCCGGTCCTGATGGAGCTCGATCACAGCGAGGAAGAAGCCGCGTACACGCTCGGCGCGAGCGAGTGGAGCGCGTTCCGGCGCGTGACGCTGCCGGCCATCCTGCCCGCCGTGATCTCGGGCGCGCTGCAGAGCTTCGCGCGATCGCTCGGCGAGTTCGGATCGGTCGTCGTCGTCGCAGGCAACATCCCGCGGCGAACGTTGACGGCCGCGGTGCACGTGTTCGGCGAGGTGGAGTCGGGCGACGTGCACGCGGCGAGCGCGATGTCGCTCCTGCTCGTGACGGTGTCGTTCAGCGTGGTGCTCGCCGCGGACGCGTACGAGCGGCGGCGGAGGCGGCATGGCTAGGCGACGCGGGGCGTGGCGCAGAGCGCTCATCGCGATCGCGGTGCTCTACGTGGGCGCGCTGCTCGTGTTGCCCGTAGCGACGCTCCTTCGTGGCGCGTTCGGCGACGGGCTCGGTCCGTTCTTCGCGGCGCTCGCGCGGCCCGACGTGCTCTCCGCGCTCGTGATGACGGCCAAGCTCACGGCCCTCTCCGCCGCGGTGAACGGCGTCTTCGGCACGGCGATCGCGCTCGTTCTCGTGCGTGACAGGTTCGCGGGCAAGCGCCTGCTCAACGCGCTCGTGGACATGCCGTTCTCGCTCTCGCCGGTGGTGGTGGGCCTCGTGCTGCTCGCGCTCTTCGGCAAGGACGGGCTCTTGCGTCCGCTCACGGATGCGCTCGGCTTGCGGGTGGCGTTCGCGTGGCCGGCGATGGCGATCGCGACCGCGTTCGTGTCGCTCCCCTTCGTGGTGCGCGAGGTCGGGCCGGTGCTCGAGGAGATGGGGACCGAGCAGGAGTCCGCGGCCTACACGCTCGGCGCTTCGCCCTGGCGCACGTTCCTCCGCGTGACCTTGCCGGGCATCCGCTGGGGGCTGACGTACGGGCTGACGCTCACGGTGGCGCGATCCATCGGCGAGTTCGGTGCGGTGCTGATCGTGTCGGGCGGCGTCGCGGGGAGCACGGAGACGGCGACGACGTTCGTTTATCGAGCGCTCGAGGACAGAGACGAGGGGGCGGCGCACGCGGTGGCGGTGGTGCTGGCGCTCGGCTCGATCGCGCTCCTGCTCGCGATGGACGCGCTCAAGCGCAGGCGAACGGTGAAAGAGCACGGCGGAGGCGAGGCATGAGCATCTTGGTGCGAGGGCTCGCGAAGAGCTTCGGTCGCGAGCGCGTGGTCGACGACGTGTCGTTCGAGGCCGGCGCAGGCGAGCTCGTGGCGCTGCTCGGGCCGAGCGGGGGCGGCAAGAGCACGGTGCTGCGCATGATCGCGGGCCTCGAGGCGCCGGACGCGGGGCGCGTGTACCTGCGCGGCGAGGACGCCACCGACGTGCGGGTGCAGGAGCGCGGCATCGGCTTCGTGTTCCAGAGCTACGCGCTCTTCCGGCACCTCACGGTGCACGACAACGTCGCGTTCGGCCTCGAGCTGCGGAAGCGCCCGCGGGCCGAGGTGGACCGCGCCGTCGGCGATCTGCTCGCGATGGTGAAGCTCGACGGGCTCGGCGGGAGATATCCGCACGAGCTATCGGGCGGGCAGCGCCAGCGCGTGGCCCTCGCGCGCGCCCTCGCCCCTGCGCCGAGCGTGCTGCTCCTCGACGAGCCCTTCGGCGCGCTCGACGCGAAGGTGCGCCTCGAGCTGCGCGAGTGGCTGCGGCGGCTGCACGAGAAGCGCTCGATCACGACCGTGTTCGTCACGCACGACCAGGACGAGGCGCTCGGCCTCGCCGATCGCGTGATCGTGATGAACCGCGGCCGCGTCGAGCAGAGCGGGACGCCGGACGAGATCTACGATCGCCCTGCGACGGAGTTCGTCGCGAGCTTCGTTGGCTCGAACAACGTGCTGCGAGGCGAGGTGCGGGGCGGCAGGACCGATCTCGGAACGCTCGCCGTGGAGGCGCCTCCGGGCGCGGGCGACGGCGCGAGCGTGCGCGCGTTCGTGCGGCCTCACGACATCGAGCTGGTGGGCATGGAGAAGCACGTGCAAGGGGGCGGCGCGCAGGAGGTGGCCTCGGCGCGCGTCGAGCGGATCCTGCGCGTGGGCTGGATGGTGCGGATCGAGCTGCGTCTGGACGACGAGCAGCCGCTCGCCGTGGAGCTGACCAAGGATCGCGTCGCCGAGCTGGGCCTCGTCGAGGGCGACCGGGTGTTCGTGAACCTGCGCGAGACCAAGCTCTTCGTGCAGGACTTCGCGATCTAACCGCGCTTCACCGGATGCAGCCGCAGAGCGGATCGCCTTCCTGGCAGGTGCAGGGCACGTTCTTCTTGTCCTCCACCTTGCGCGCGGGGCCCGGTCCGACGGCGGGCTTCGGCGCGGGCTCGGTCCCGAGCGTGGGCTTCGGCGCGTTCTTCAGATCGTCGAGCGAGCGCTCGGCCTCTTTGATGCGCGCGTCCTGCTGCGCGAGCTTCTGCTTGAGCCGCGCGGCCTCCTCGTCCGCAGCCGCGATGTCGGCCTGCTGCTGCTTCAAGCGCGCCTCGTTGTCGGGCTTGATCTTGCCGAAATACAGGCCCGAGGCTGCGGCGAAGAGCGCGACGGAGCCCACGGCGCCGTAGAGCACGCTCTTCTTGAGGCGCTTCTTCTGCGCGTCCTCCTTCAGCGAGGCGAGCGCCCTCTCGTGCTCCTGCGCGATGCGCATCGCCTCGAGGCGGGCCCTCACCTCGGCCTCGGCGCGGGCGCGCTCGACGGCGGCCAGGCGAATCGCCTCCATCCGCGCCTCCTCCGCGCGCCGTTCGGCCTCCTCGCGCGCCTTCTGCTCGGCCTCGAGGCGCGCGCGCTCGGCCGCTTCTTCTGCAGCGCGCCGCTCGGCCTCCTCGCGTGCCTTTTGCTCGGCCTCCGCGCGTGCTCGCCGCGCCTCTTGCTCTTCGCGCAGGCGCGTCTCTTCGAGGGCCTGGAGCTGCTTCAACGAGAAAAGAACGGAGCTGTCCTGCATCGAGGCCATGGGCGCGCGACTCCTCCGCGTTCGAGCCTCTCCGCCACAGCGCCCATTGCGCTGCTTCCGGCCGAGGGCTTCCCCTTGGACGCGCGGCCCGCGCGTCGCTTGGGTGCTCCCTGGGACGACCGATCGCGGCGCGTGCTAGCCTCGTGGCATGAAGGGATGGATCGCCTTTTTGGTCGCCCTCGGCTCGATGGGATGCACGTCGATCGTGGGCCAGCAGGACTTCGACGCAAGCTTCACGGTCACGCCGAATGCGGACGGGACCTATTTCTGGTGGAACGAAATCGAGCTCAGCGACGACGTGAATTCGTACGGCGTGGCGCGCCTCGGATTCGTTCGGGTCGACGCGCAGCCGCCCGCCAAGGACCTCACCTTCCTCTCCATGGTCAAGGGCGAGGCGGTGACGTCGACCGCGCGCACGCTCATCGCCAAGAAGGACGGCATGCCGAAGGGCGAGCCGAACGTCGTGCTCGACATGGTCCACGAGGGCGACATTCGCCCCTTCTTCGAGGATGGCCGCACGGTCCGGATCGAGTGGACCGGCACCACGAACCCGAGCTTCACGGCCTGGCCCGAGGGCGGCATCACGGTGGCCGTCAAGGCGCGCATCGTGCTCGACGAGTGAGGCGCGCTGGAGACGGAGACGTCGAAGAACTGGCCTTCGTGGCCAGGATCATGACAGAACGAACGCATGCGACCCACGCCGACGCAGGTGCAAAGCGTGCCGCCGCCGCGGTATGCTTCGAGGTTGAGCATGCTCGGCAGTAGGTCCCGCGCTCTGGCCGCCGTTCTGGGGCTCG includes:
- a CDS encoding sulfate ABC transporter permease subunit, with protein sequence MARRRGAWRRALIAIAVLYVGALLVLPVATLLRGAFGDGLGPFFAALARPDVLSALVMTAKLTALSAAVNGVFGTAIALVLVRDRFAGKRLLNALVDMPFSLSPVVVGLVLLALFGKDGLLRPLTDALGLRVAFAWPAMAIATAFVSLPFVVREVGPVLEEMGTEQESAAYTLGASPWRTFLRVTLPGIRWGLTYGLTLTVARSIGEFGAVLIVSGGVAGSTETATTFVYRALEDRDEGAAHAVAVVLALGSIALLLAMDALKRRRTVKEHGGGEA
- a CDS encoding sulfate/molybdate ABC transporter ATP-binding protein, which encodes MSILVRGLAKSFGRERVVDDVSFEAGAGELVALLGPSGGGKSTVLRMIAGLEAPDAGRVYLRGEDATDVRVQERGIGFVFQSYALFRHLTVHDNVAFGLELRKRPRAEVDRAVGDLLAMVKLDGLGGRYPHELSGGQRQRVALARALAPAPSVLLLDEPFGALDAKVRLELREWLRRLHEKRSITTVFVTHDQDEALGLADRVIVMNRGRVEQSGTPDEIYDRPATEFVASFVGSNNVLRGEVRGGRTDLGTLAVEAPPGAGDGASVRAFVRPHDIELVGMEKHVQGGGAQEVASARVERILRVGWMVRIELRLDDEQPLAVELTKDRVAELGLVEGDRVFVNLRETKLFVQDFAI